The following are from one region of the Sandaracinus amylolyticus genome:
- a CDS encoding WD40/YVTN/BNR-like repeat-containing protein, whose amino-acid sequence MMRVLSIALLLVLAVTTRASAHGREPSLGAIAFHPTDRDHVVVRATWGFITTRDGGETWTWQCADAVPFDRTREDPAIVMFPSRALVAATFDGLHRSDEAQCAWSTPETAPDDEYVVDVAQDPSEPGTAWLITSTGTSPDEVRRSEDEGLTWSTIAIPHPTALTDRIRVAPSDPMRVYTSGAILMTETEPRRGVVLRSDDRAESFRAIEIPLVEGERIVHVLGVDPTNADRLFARMVRPVADEVPERLLISEDGGDSWRTVLEMLEIVGFAISADGQTVWAGSWDGGLVRSVDGGLTFEPLDPALRVRCLAQREGELWVCADDRVSGFALARSTDGGETLEPIWSYDDVRNDVGCAADTQVGERCPMFWPDLVFDLQVDAGIPPDAGVGMDAGSGGEGGGGGCSCRAGAGTRAPGGAFLVVLALVALRLTRARART is encoded by the coding sequence ATGATGCGCGTGCTGTCGATCGCGTTGCTGCTCGTCCTCGCCGTGACCACCCGCGCGTCGGCGCACGGTCGCGAGCCCTCGCTCGGGGCGATCGCGTTCCATCCCACCGATCGCGATCACGTCGTCGTGCGCGCGACCTGGGGCTTCATCACGACGCGCGACGGCGGCGAGACCTGGACCTGGCAGTGCGCCGACGCGGTGCCCTTCGATCGCACCCGCGAAGATCCGGCGATCGTGATGTTCCCGTCGCGCGCCCTGGTCGCGGCGACGTTCGACGGCCTGCACCGCAGCGACGAGGCGCAGTGCGCATGGTCCACGCCCGAGACCGCGCCCGACGACGAGTACGTCGTCGACGTCGCGCAGGACCCGAGCGAGCCCGGCACCGCATGGCTGATCACGTCGACGGGCACCTCGCCCGACGAGGTCCGTCGCAGCGAGGACGAGGGCCTCACCTGGTCGACGATCGCGATCCCGCATCCGACCGCGCTCACCGATCGCATCCGCGTCGCGCCGAGCGATCCGATGCGCGTCTACACCAGCGGCGCGATCCTGATGACCGAGACCGAGCCGCGCCGCGGCGTGGTCCTGCGCAGCGACGATCGCGCCGAGTCGTTCCGCGCGATCGAGATCCCGCTGGTCGAGGGCGAGCGCATCGTGCACGTGCTCGGCGTCGATCCGACGAACGCCGATCGCCTGTTCGCGCGCATGGTGCGCCCGGTCGCCGACGAGGTGCCGGAGCGCCTCCTGATCAGCGAGGACGGCGGCGACTCCTGGCGCACCGTGCTCGAGATGCTCGAGATCGTCGGCTTCGCGATCAGCGCGGACGGCCAGACGGTGTGGGCGGGGAGCTGGGACGGCGGGCTGGTGCGCTCGGTCGACGGCGGGCTCACCTTCGAGCCGCTCGATCCCGCGCTCCGCGTGCGCTGTCTCGCGCAGCGCGAGGGCGAGCTCTGGGTGTGCGCCGACGATCGCGTCTCGGGCTTCGCGCTCGCGCGATCGACCGACGGCGGCGAGACCCTCGAGCCGATCTGGAGCTACGACGACGTTCGGAACGACGTCGGCTGCGCCGCGGACACCCAGGTCGGCGAGCGCTGTCCGATGTTCTGGCCCGACCTGGTGTTCGATCTCCAGGTCGACGCGGGCATCCCGCCCGACGCGGGCGTGGGGATGGACGCGGGGAGCGGCGGGGAGGGCGGTGGCGGGGGCTGCTCGTGCCGCGCCGGCGCCGGGACGCGCGCGCCGGGCGGGGCGTTCCTCGTCGTGCTCGCGCTCGTCGCGCTGCGTTTGACGCGCGCCCGAGCGCGAACGTAA
- a CDS encoding trimethylguanosine synthase, protein MRDDEVIAELERALGVRLEARPSELPADGPRTWWIGDGVVAWSATEARVRDELAGIARGAAHPLAPRVLGHTARAIALAATPEAPEDALETLIASAPREVRTIEATVRAHLESIASPVSVPRALARIVGRARTDRLLARTLRVTTRVGPILGGVHPGWLRRAEGRVASLSMRHAQREGWSAIDLAAPETFGLGSLREEDDVAYDLALLAALAREATLARGDDAEDAAERARDVVDRLLPRETARVVRVRVEGPAWLDASRWTGELPASQARWALRELDGLALGGEIVRVHVDPPLRPGRAAPPWRPRDERRRELFSRWDRGIQADDEGLFSATPEALAERIAEGAHGVVIDGTCGIGSIAIALARRPEVREVIAVDLDASRLAMAAHNARIYDVASRIRFVRGDVREVIARERADVLVLDPPWGGRDYDRSRVVAEALPLDVRPLIAAFEGAIVLKLPRSFDVRTLPPGFVTEPGIDGRGVIKMLIARRAARRPAGG, encoded by the coding sequence GTGCGCGACGACGAGGTGATCGCGGAGCTCGAGCGCGCGCTCGGGGTGCGGCTCGAGGCCCGACCGAGCGAGCTGCCCGCGGATGGTCCGCGCACGTGGTGGATCGGCGATGGTGTCGTCGCGTGGAGCGCGACCGAGGCGCGGGTGCGCGACGAGCTCGCCGGGATCGCGCGGGGCGCCGCGCATCCGCTCGCGCCGCGCGTGCTCGGCCACACGGCGCGCGCGATCGCGCTCGCGGCGACGCCCGAGGCGCCCGAGGACGCGCTCGAGACGCTGATCGCGTCGGCGCCGCGCGAGGTGCGCACGATCGAGGCGACGGTTCGCGCGCACCTGGAGAGCATCGCGTCGCCGGTCTCGGTGCCGCGCGCGCTGGCGCGCATCGTGGGTCGGGCACGCACCGATCGGCTGCTCGCGCGCACGCTGCGCGTCACGACGCGGGTGGGGCCGATCCTCGGAGGTGTGCATCCCGGGTGGCTGAGGCGCGCGGAGGGACGCGTCGCGTCGCTCTCGATGCGTCACGCGCAGCGCGAGGGCTGGAGCGCGATCGATCTCGCGGCGCCCGAAACGTTCGGGCTCGGCTCGCTGCGCGAAGAGGACGACGTGGCCTACGATCTCGCGCTGCTCGCGGCGCTCGCGCGCGAGGCGACGCTGGCGCGTGGAGACGACGCGGAGGACGCGGCCGAGCGAGCGCGCGACGTCGTCGATCGGCTGCTGCCGCGCGAGACCGCGCGCGTGGTGCGGGTGCGCGTCGAAGGGCCGGCGTGGCTCGACGCGTCGCGATGGACCGGCGAGCTGCCGGCATCGCAGGCGCGATGGGCGCTTCGTGAGCTCGACGGGCTCGCGCTCGGCGGTGAGATCGTGCGGGTGCACGTCGATCCTCCGCTCCGCCCCGGTCGTGCGGCGCCGCCCTGGCGCCCCCGCGACGAGCGCCGTCGCGAGCTCTTCTCGCGCTGGGACCGCGGCATCCAGGCCGACGACGAAGGGCTCTTCTCGGCGACGCCCGAGGCCCTCGCCGAGCGCATCGCCGAGGGCGCGCACGGCGTGGTGATCGACGGAACGTGCGGCATCGGATCGATCGCGATCGCGCTCGCCCGCCGGCCCGAGGTGCGCGAGGTGATCGCGGTCGATCTCGACGCGTCGCGGCTCGCGATGGCGGCCCACAACGCGCGGATCTACGACGTCGCATCGCGCATCCGCTTCGTGCGCGGCGACGTGCGCGAGGTGATCGCGCGCGAGCGCGCCGACGTCCTGGTGCTCGACCCGCCGTGGGGCGGGCGCGACTACGATCGATCGCGCGTCGTCGCGGAGGCTCTCCCGCTCGACGTGCGCCCGCTGATCGCGGCCTTCGAAGGCGCGATCGTGCTCAAGCTCCCGCGCAGCTTCGACGTGCGCACGCTGCCGCCCGGGTTCGTGACCGAGCCCGGCATCGACGGGCGCGGCGTGATCAAGATGCTCATCGCCCGCCGCGCCGCGCGGCGGCCTGCCGGCGGATGA
- a CDS encoding lipase family alpha/beta hydrolase yields the protein MSLVPVLLVHGIWDRAADLAALQRGLERRGIAPVRAMDLVPNDGRAPILVLAEQVASRASELAREHGTERVDVVGFSMGALVTRTYVQRLGGKARVRRFVSISGPHRGTATAFALPFAGTRDMRPGSAFLAQLESDADPWGDVEVHVLYTPLDLMIVPATSSRLRGARSETAMNVALHRWMIEDERAIERVAAILRA from the coding sequence GTGAGCCTCGTTCCGGTTCTCCTCGTCCACGGCATCTGGGATCGCGCCGCGGATCTCGCAGCGCTGCAGCGCGGGCTCGAGCGGCGCGGCATCGCTCCGGTGCGCGCGATGGATCTGGTTCCGAACGACGGACGCGCGCCGATCCTCGTGCTCGCGGAGCAGGTCGCGTCGCGCGCGTCGGAGCTCGCGCGCGAGCACGGCACCGAGCGCGTCGACGTCGTCGGCTTCAGCATGGGCGCGCTGGTGACGCGCACGTACGTGCAGCGCCTCGGCGGCAAGGCGCGCGTGCGTCGCTTCGTGTCGATCTCGGGCCCGCATCGCGGCACCGCCACCGCGTTCGCGCTCCCCTTCGCGGGCACGCGCGACATGCGCCCCGGCAGCGCGTTCCTCGCGCAGCTCGAGTCCGATGCCGACCCGTGGGGCGACGTCGAGGTGCACGTGCTCTACACGCCGTTGGATCTGATGATCGTCCCCGCGACCTCGAGCCGACTGCGCGGCGCGCGCAGCGAGACCGCGATGAACGTCGCCCTGCACCGCTGGATGATCGAGGACGAGCGCGCGATCGAGCGCGTGGCCGCGATCCTCCGCGCGTGA
- a CDS encoding MFS transporter, protein MSSIWTRPFLVAFAANFLHGLGVLLTLHLPGLLERWGESALTVGLVVAAAGVGAVAVRPFAGRAMDGGAGRRGVMVIGGLVHALACAGYLFVDHVGPLLWMVRVAHGLGSGAALAALFTSATDLVPAARRVEGLATFGVSGLMPVALGGLIGDLVLQHAGFTELFVLMLACSSLGLLVTLALPETGARHGRDAVHTNVRAQRGFVAVALQHDLLPVWFVGLAFASALGATYAFLATFVLEEHIGSVGLFYGWYAAMAILLRLTAGWVPERVGPKRVLAPSLVAISIALAALAMARDAWSMALAGALAGLGHSFAFPIVSGMTAGRARDEERGSAMSLFSAIFDAGILFASPIFGALADATSLRTTFAVAAVVPVIGGFIFYSWDARVLATRVQNAVIPRE, encoded by the coding sequence GTGAGCAGCATCTGGACGCGTCCGTTCCTCGTCGCGTTCGCCGCGAATTTCCTGCACGGGCTCGGGGTGCTCCTGACGCTCCACCTGCCGGGCTTGCTCGAGCGGTGGGGCGAGAGCGCGCTGACCGTCGGTCTGGTGGTCGCGGCGGCGGGCGTCGGCGCGGTCGCGGTGCGCCCCTTCGCCGGTCGCGCGATGGACGGCGGGGCAGGGCGGCGCGGTGTGATGGTGATCGGTGGGCTCGTGCACGCGCTCGCGTGCGCGGGCTACCTGTTCGTCGATCACGTCGGGCCGCTGCTGTGGATGGTGCGCGTCGCGCACGGTCTGGGATCGGGCGCGGCGCTCGCGGCGCTGTTCACGTCGGCGACCGACCTCGTGCCCGCGGCGCGTCGCGTCGAAGGGCTCGCGACGTTCGGGGTGTCGGGGCTCATGCCGGTCGCGCTCGGCGGGTTGATCGGCGATCTCGTGCTGCAGCATGCGGGGTTCACCGAGCTCTTCGTGCTGATGCTCGCGTGCTCGAGCCTCGGGCTCTTGGTCACGCTCGCGCTGCCCGAGACCGGCGCGCGACACGGGCGCGACGCCGTGCACACGAACGTGCGGGCACAGCGCGGGTTCGTCGCGGTCGCGCTGCAGCACGATCTCTTGCCGGTGTGGTTCGTCGGGCTGGCGTTCGCGAGCGCGCTCGGCGCGACCTACGCGTTCCTCGCGACCTTCGTGCTCGAGGAGCACATCGGCTCGGTCGGGCTCTTCTACGGGTGGTACGCCGCGATGGCGATCCTCCTGCGCCTCACCGCGGGATGGGTGCCCGAGCGTGTGGGCCCGAAGCGCGTGCTCGCGCCTTCGCTCGTCGCGATCTCGATCGCGCTCGCCGCGCTCGCGATGGCGCGCGATGCGTGGTCGATGGCGCTCGCGGGCGCGCTCGCCGGGCTCGGTCACTCGTTCGCGTTCCCGATCGTCAGCGGCATGACCGCGGGGCGCGCGCGCGACGAGGAGCGCGGCTCCGCGATGTCGCTCTTCAGCGCGATCTTCGACGCCGGGATCTTGTTCGCGAGCCCGATCTTCGGCGCGCTCGCCGACGCGACGTCGCTGCGCACGACCTTCGCGGTCGCCGCGGTGGTGCCGGTGATCGGCGGCTTCATCTTCTACAGCTGGGACGCGCGTGTGCTCGCGACACGGGTGCAAAACGCAGTGATTCCGCGGGAGTAG
- a CDS encoding PEGA domain-containing protein, with protein sequence MRSLSRSTIGALVVGIVALALGIASSRAAAQDVDRERARTEFQRGVDAYGRADYPTALEAFQEAYRLAPHPMVRVNIANAYEQLDRPLEALFHFERFLAESPGASRDQRREVDAAVRRLRQRVGEIDLHVTPDGALVTIDGAEQRRAPIAEPVRVVAGDHTIDIQLDGYRAEHRTVSVAGGQTARVDVRLARAEAVAASGVGAIAEPTTEPGGTEPVVATAEPATEVEPIAEPEPTPPSSGGGFRILEGVWIAGAVTIAAGIAAGVTGGLALSANDDFERHVATYEDTSLPEAVREQARVDGRNAADTASTLAVVTDALLVTTILAAGTTAFLLITTQEGGMLADEETDVAVVPMVGEGLAGAMVLGSF encoded by the coding sequence ATGCGTTCGCTCTCGCGCTCCACGATCGGCGCTCTGGTCGTCGGGATCGTTGCGCTCGCCCTCGGGATCGCGAGCTCACGCGCCGCGGCGCAGGACGTCGATCGCGAGCGTGCGCGCACCGAGTTCCAGCGCGGCGTCGACGCGTACGGGCGCGCCGACTACCCCACCGCGCTCGAGGCGTTCCAGGAGGCGTACCGCCTCGCGCCGCACCCGATGGTGCGCGTGAACATCGCGAACGCGTACGAGCAGCTCGATCGCCCGCTCGAGGCGCTCTTCCACTTCGAGCGCTTCCTCGCGGAGAGCCCGGGCGCGTCGCGCGATCAGCGCCGCGAGGTCGACGCCGCGGTGCGCCGGCTGCGCCAGCGGGTCGGCGAGATCGATCTCCACGTCACGCCCGACGGAGCGCTGGTGACGATCGACGGAGCCGAGCAGCGGCGCGCGCCGATCGCGGAGCCGGTGCGGGTGGTCGCGGGCGATCACACCATCGACATCCAGCTCGACGGCTATCGCGCCGAGCACCGCACCGTGAGCGTGGCGGGCGGCCAGACCGCGCGCGTCGACGTGCGCCTCGCGCGCGCCGAGGCGGTCGCCGCGTCGGGCGTGGGCGCGATCGCCGAGCCGACGACCGAGCCGGGCGGCACCGAGCCGGTGGTCGCGACGGCGGAGCCGGCGACCGAGGTCGAGCCGATCGCGGAGCCCGAGCCGACGCCCCCGAGCTCGGGCGGCGGCTTCCGCATCCTCGAGGGCGTGTGGATCGCGGGCGCGGTCACGATCGCGGCCGGCATCGCAGCGGGCGTGACCGGAGGCCTGGCGCTCTCGGCCAACGACGACTTCGAGCGCCACGTCGCGACCTACGAGGACACCAGCCTGCCCGAGGCAGTGCGCGAGCAAGCGCGCGTCGATGGTCGCAACGCGGCCGACACCGCGAGCACGCTCGCGGTCGTGACCGACGCGCTCCTGGTCACGACGATCCTCGCGGCCGGCACCACCGCGTTCCTCCTGATCACGACCCAGGAGGGCGGAATGCTCGCCGACGAAGAGACCGACGTCGCGGTGGTCCCGATGGTCGGCGAAGGCCTCGCGGGCGCGATGGTCCTCGGCTCGTTCTGA
- a CDS encoding serine/threonine-protein kinase: MAERDRPTRPIDEARALHPRTGTSTGVMDAGAVENAPAGKGGSDSRAVRRPSRMDVQQAAPLRPGVVVAGRYRIERLIGVGGMGAVYEATQVAIQRRVALKVVRADFAGDAAMAARFQREARAASAVHHPNVVMVHDFGQDVDATLFMVMELLSGESLLQRMRRDGALPPREAVRIAIEVLGALEAAHEAGVVHRDLKPDNVLLTEPFLPGAGKLKVLDFGIARIVDRSGQTGGAQRQSDAGLTEVGQMLGTPRYMSPEAVARLPVGPAADLYALGAMLFEMIAGRPVFAEREPVILMGHHLRTPAPRLRDSVTSGLYVPRALDELVDALLAKLPTERPNGAAVVRKALLDLLADPLAFEPPPEEVHAKIFTPPPAELVRPEQFVRGRGPLRRALRFVPVVLLVGGIGTMLYFHRVRLEQRRAEEQSRIGVIAREPAPVETPVERRVEHVRITLTGAPGSASFTWDGAPIEGPVFDVPFDGLSHRLEVSARGYRPRQVDVIADGPHQLDVSLERARRGAPRAER, from the coding sequence ATGGCCGAGCGCGATCGCCCCACGCGTCCGATCGATGAAGCGAGAGCGCTTCACCCGCGCACCGGCACGTCGACCGGCGTGATGGACGCGGGCGCGGTCGAGAACGCCCCTGCGGGGAAGGGCGGCTCGGACTCGCGCGCGGTGCGCCGGCCGTCGCGCATGGACGTGCAGCAGGCCGCGCCGCTGCGACCGGGGGTCGTGGTCGCGGGCCGCTATCGCATCGAGCGGCTGATCGGCGTCGGCGGGATGGGCGCGGTGTACGAGGCGACGCAGGTCGCGATCCAACGCCGGGTCGCGCTCAAGGTCGTGCGCGCGGACTTCGCGGGCGATGCCGCGATGGCGGCGCGCTTCCAGCGCGAGGCGCGCGCGGCGAGCGCCGTGCACCACCCGAACGTCGTCATGGTGCACGACTTCGGGCAGGACGTGGACGCGACGCTCTTCATGGTGATGGAGCTGCTCTCCGGCGAGAGCTTGCTCCAGCGCATGCGTCGCGACGGCGCGCTCCCACCGCGCGAGGCGGTGCGCATCGCGATCGAGGTGCTCGGCGCGCTCGAGGCCGCGCACGAAGCGGGTGTCGTGCACCGCGATCTCAAGCCCGACAACGTGCTGCTCACCGAGCCCTTCCTGCCCGGCGCGGGCAAGCTCAAGGTGCTCGACTTCGGCATCGCGCGGATCGTCGATCGCAGCGGCCAGACCGGCGGCGCGCAGCGTCAGAGCGACGCGGGGCTGACCGAGGTCGGGCAGATGCTCGGCACGCCGCGCTACATGAGCCCCGAGGCGGTCGCGCGGCTGCCGGTCGGTCCCGCCGCGGATCTCTACGCGCTCGGCGCGATGCTCTTCGAGATGATCGCGGGGCGTCCGGTGTTCGCCGAGCGCGAGCCGGTGATCCTGATGGGCCATCACCTGCGCACGCCCGCGCCGCGCCTGCGCGACTCGGTCACGTCGGGGCTCTACGTGCCGCGCGCGCTCGACGAGCTCGTCGACGCGCTGCTCGCGAAGCTGCCGACCGAGCGCCCCAACGGCGCGGCGGTGGTGCGCAAGGCGCTGCTCGATCTGCTCGCCGATCCCCTCGCGTTCGAGCCTCCGCCCGAAGAGGTGCACGCGAAGATCTTCACGCCGCCGCCCGCCGAGCTCGTGAGGCCCGAGCAGTTCGTGCGCGGCCGGGGCCCGCTGCGCCGCGCGCTGCGCTTCGTGCCCGTCGTCCTGCTCGTCGGTGGCATCGGCACGATGCTCTACTTCCATCGCGTGCGCCTCGAGCAGCGACGCGCCGAGGAGCAGAGCCGCATCGGCGTGATCGCGCGCGAGCCTGCCCCGGTGGAGACGCCGGTCGAGCGACGCGTCGAGCACGTGCGCATCACGCTCACCGGCGCCCCCGGGAGCGCGAGCTTCACGTGGGACGGCGCGCCGATCGAGGGCCCCGTCTTCGACGTTCCGTTCGACGGGCTCTCGCATCGCCTCGAGGTGAGCGCGCGCGGCTATCGCCCACGACAGGTCGACGTGATCGCCGACGGGCCGCACCAGCTCGACGTCTCGCTCGAGCGGGCGCGCCGAGGCGCCCCGCGCGCGGAGCGCTGA
- a CDS encoding GMC oxidoreductase, whose protein sequence is MDEHFDWIVIGSGFGGSVSALRLSEKGYRVLVLEKGKRFSQADFPKTNWDVRRWLWRPEVGLQGIFQMSFLSHVTILHGVGVGGGSLVYANTLPQPKDGFFQNTSWAHLADWKKELLPHYATAKRMLGAATNPTVTPGDRILKSIAKDIGKEKDFHSTEVGVFFGTPDQEVPDPYFGGDGPARVGCNYCGACMTGCRVGAKNTLDRNYLYLAEKRGAKVEPETEVTAVRPRSEGGYRVETKHTFGSKKRVFTADKVIFSGGVMGTIPLLLKMREDPEALPKLSEHVGDFVRTNSEALIGIIAPGWKEDFSKGIAITSILETDEHSHIEPVRYAEGSGFFRTMVLPHSPGSNVLTRIGGSVRSFFRQPALWLKALTVGDFAKASQILLYMRTLEGTLSLRLGRSAYTGFQRGLVSTLSPGSEAPAAFIEEATDLARRFAEKVGGVAMTMLTETLAGTPTTAHILGGACMGRDASEGVIDRDHRVFGYDGLYVIDGSAISANPGVNPSLTITALAERAMSKIPAKNAQRELAKSA, encoded by the coding sequence ATGGACGAGCATTTCGACTGGATCGTGATCGGGTCGGGGTTCGGCGGCAGTGTCTCCGCGCTTCGTTTGAGCGAAAAGGGCTATCGCGTGTTGGTGCTCGAGAAGGGCAAGCGCTTCTCGCAGGCCGACTTCCCGAAGACCAACTGGGACGTGCGCCGCTGGCTCTGGCGCCCCGAGGTCGGCCTCCAGGGCATCTTCCAGATGTCGTTCCTCTCGCACGTCACGATCCTCCACGGCGTCGGCGTCGGCGGTGGATCGCTCGTCTATGCGAACACGCTCCCGCAGCCGAAGGACGGCTTCTTCCAGAACACGTCGTGGGCGCACCTCGCGGACTGGAAGAAGGAGCTGCTCCCGCACTACGCGACCGCGAAGCGCATGCTCGGCGCGGCGACGAACCCGACGGTCACGCCCGGTGATCGCATCCTCAAGTCGATCGCGAAGGACATCGGCAAGGAGAAGGACTTCCACTCCACCGAGGTCGGCGTCTTCTTCGGCACGCCCGATCAGGAAGTGCCGGACCCCTACTTCGGCGGCGACGGCCCCGCGCGGGTCGGCTGCAACTACTGCGGCGCGTGCATGACCGGCTGTCGCGTCGGCGCGAAGAACACGCTCGATCGCAACTACCTCTATCTCGCGGAGAAGCGCGGCGCGAAGGTCGAGCCGGAGACCGAGGTCACGGCGGTGCGCCCGCGATCCGAAGGGGGCTATCGCGTCGAGACGAAGCACACGTTCGGCAGCAAGAAGCGCGTGTTCACCGCGGACAAGGTGATCTTCTCGGGCGGCGTGATGGGCACGATCCCGCTGCTGCTCAAGATGCGCGAGGACCCCGAGGCCTTGCCGAAGCTCAGCGAGCACGTCGGCGACTTCGTGCGCACCAACAGCGAGGCGCTGATCGGCATCATCGCGCCCGGTTGGAAGGAAGACTTCAGCAAGGGGATCGCGATCACGTCGATCCTCGAGACCGACGAGCACAGCCACATCGAGCCGGTGCGTTACGCCGAGGGCTCGGGCTTCTTCCGCACGATGGTGCTGCCGCACTCGCCGGGCTCGAACGTGCTCACGCGCATCGGTGGCTCGGTGCGCAGCTTCTTCCGCCAGCCCGCGCTCTGGCTGAAGGCGCTCACCGTCGGCGACTTCGCGAAGGCGAGCCAGATCCTGCTCTACATGCGCACGCTCGAGGGCACGCTCTCGCTGCGGCTGGGCCGCAGCGCGTACACCGGGTTCCAGCGCGGGCTCGTCAGCACGCTCAGCCCGGGCAGCGAGGCGCCTGCTGCGTTCATCGAGGAGGCGACCGATCTCGCGCGTCGCTTCGCCGAGAAGGTCGGCGGCGTCGCGATGACGATGCTCACCGAGACGCTCGCGGGCACGCCGACGACCGCGCACATCCTCGGCGGCGCGTGCATGGGCCGCGACGCCAGCGAGGGCGTGATCGATCGCGACCACCGCGTGTTCGGCTACGACGGGCTCTACGTGATCGACGGCTCCGCGATCAGCGCGAACCCGGGCGTGAACCCCTCGCTCACGATCACCGCGCTCGCGGAGCGCGCGATGAGCAAGATCCCCGCGAAGAACGCGCAGCGGGAGCTCGCGAAGAGCGCATGA
- a CDS encoding YbgC/FadM family acyl-CoA thioesterase encodes MTTATFPVQIYYEDTDHSGLVYHANYLKYFERAREHLLGVEELVRLLHQDGVGFVVYKCELTFKQGAVFGDTLEIRSTPRMESGFRIVFQQDVWRRGELLVQGVVHMVCVDANKKLVPIPKSVIDRVQAGA; translated from the coding sequence ATGACGACCGCGACGTTCCCCGTGCAGATCTACTACGAGGACACCGATCACTCGGGCCTCGTCTACCACGCGAACTACCTCAAGTACTTCGAGCGGGCGCGCGAGCACCTGCTCGGCGTCGAGGAGCTCGTGCGGCTGCTCCACCAGGACGGCGTCGGCTTCGTCGTCTACAAGTGCGAGCTCACGTTCAAGCAGGGCGCGGTGTTCGGCGACACGCTCGAGATCCGCAGCACGCCGCGCATGGAGAGCGGGTTCCGCATCGTGTTCCAGCAGGACGTGTGGCGGCGCGGCGAGCTCCTCGTGCAGGGCGTCGTGCACATGGTCTGCGTCGACGCGAACAAGAAGCTCGTGCCGATCCCCAAGAGCGTGATCGATCGCGTGCAGGCGGGCGCGTGA
- a CDS encoding DUF418 domain-containing protein, with product MSAPTEPGTRQRPIDALRGWALVGIALVNVPWIGFRESLLSLLREPDALAPIDRVAAVAVEGLCEGRFYPIFSALFGFGTGLLLDRGLAIYARRIVALLIFGVLHATFGWWGDVLLNYALAGIVLALMARLGPRVLFALALLFFALAQGLSLLFDTWMFQADDAAALAEHAAYVEREMRVYHDGTFASISQHRWSEMLSYFATYNLSYRANVLAMATLGLAIERSGIHTRLHEHRARIGVLALAAIALGIGLGVAVMLVTPVLYLASGDVMAIGYALGFLWIALRDPDARWLAPFAAVGRTSLTCYLVQTLCFTLFFYGYGLAMYGALGPAQGVLVALAVYAFEATVAMLWLRRYQHGPFEWLWRALTYLRAPAMRRI from the coding sequence GTGAGCGCACCGACCGAGCCCGGCACGCGCCAGCGGCCGATCGATGCGCTGCGCGGATGGGCGCTGGTCGGCATCGCGCTGGTGAACGTGCCGTGGATCGGGTTCCGCGAGTCGCTGCTCTCGCTGCTTCGCGAGCCCGACGCGCTCGCGCCGATCGATCGGGTCGCGGCGGTCGCGGTCGAAGGGCTCTGCGAGGGGCGCTTCTATCCGATCTTCAGCGCGCTCTTCGGCTTCGGCACCGGGCTGCTGCTCGATCGCGGCCTCGCGATCTACGCGCGGCGCATCGTCGCGCTGCTGATCTTCGGCGTGCTGCACGCGACGTTCGGGTGGTGGGGCGACGTGCTGCTCAACTACGCGCTCGCCGGCATCGTGCTCGCGCTGATGGCGCGGCTCGGACCGCGCGTGCTCTTCGCGCTGGCGCTCCTCTTCTTCGCGCTCGCGCAGGGGCTCTCGCTCCTGTTCGACACCTGGATGTTCCAGGCCGACGACGCCGCGGCGCTCGCCGAGCACGCCGCGTACGTCGAGCGCGAGATGCGCGTCTATCACGACGGCACGTTCGCCTCGATCTCGCAGCATCGGTGGAGCGAGATGCTCTCGTACTTCGCGACCTACAACCTCAGCTACCGCGCGAACGTGCTCGCGATGGCGACGCTGGGCCTCGCGATCGAGCGAAGCGGGATCCACACGCGTCTCCACGAGCACCGCGCGCGCATCGGCGTGCTCGCGCTCGCGGCGATCGCGCTGGGCATCGGGCTCGGCGTCGCGGTGATGCTCGTCACCCCCGTGCTCTATCTCGCGTCGGGCGACGTGATGGCGATCGGCTACGCGCTCGGGTTCCTCTGGATCGCCCTGCGCGATCCCGACGCGCGCTGGCTCGCGCCGTTCGCCGCGGTCGGGCGCACGTCGCTCACTTGTTATCTGGTGCAGACCCTCTGCTTCACGCTGTTCTTCTACGGCTACGGGCTCGCGATGTACGGCGCGCTCGGGCCCGCGCAGGGGGTGCTGGTCGCGCTCGCGGTCTACGCCTTCGAGGCGACGGTCGCGATGCTGTGGCTCCGGCGCTATCAGCACGGGCCGTTCGAGTGGCTCTGGCGCGCGCTCACGTACCTCCGCGCGCCCGCGATGCGACGGATTTGA